The DNA window CAGTTTTCACAGATAACACAATTAGAGTGGCTATAACCAACATTTGTGAATGATAAATATATGTGGAATTATCACCTGAACAGTACAGTAGTACCTGATCACTAAGCTACAGTTGCTTCAATTGCATCACTCTTGTGCCATTTTCTGGAAATGGCAGGCAGTCGTTTTCAGCTAAAATACAGCGTAAAGTCAGCTTAAACACTGATGTTTCCACCCTGATATCTCCACAGGCAATGCGGATACAGACCGAGATGGAGCTGAGGATGTTCAAGCAGAACGAGTACGTTTACCACAGTATGAGGGAGGCAGCTCTAAAGAACAAACCCATGGCCATGATGCATGAACCCAAGTCTGTGGAGGAGGGAATCAAGAATCTCTTCCACCGGAGGAAGTGATAATGTTACAGCCCGTCTAAAACTGTTTTGTGAGTGTTGTAACGTTTTCTGTATCACTCGCTTTTGTAGTtacttttcattaaaatatgtcaTGTCAGActtgtgcattttgtttttgaggCTCCAAACCAAGTGGAACAATAAAATTCAAatcttttgttttctaatgCATAATGACTTGTGCCTGGAAATACTACACTAGTATTTTAACTGAACAAGGCAACCTATTGAAGCCCTttacaaaaaaatctaattaccTTTGCTGCACACGTGTAAAGAGGTAAGACAGTAATATTCGAGAGGTTTAACATGGCACCATGTTGTACATGCCTGTTACTTTCGGGGCAAAGAAACCGTTTCAATGCATTTAGCCTTAGCTATAATTGTGCTTTTCATGCTGTGCCAATGCCAGTGTTAATAAAAAATCAAGCCAACCTTTTGTTTGTGGAAAACAAACCCAAATGACTACAGTGCCTAGTGTTTAACTTCATGTGTAGTTTGACACAGTGTCAAGTTTCCACTTGATATAATAGCCATAATAGTTACATTAGATCACTGACCAACTGCACTTTATCCTGTTCATAGGACAGGAAGTCTTCTGAAAGCCATCTTATCTTTGGATTTCAGTCAGTTTGGATAGTTTACTGAAGTTGTCAGGTCTGAAAGTAGACTCAGTCACAATACCGGTGCAGATTGGTGAGCAGGGTTTGTACCTGCACAGTCGCTCCCTGCACCAAAAGAAGCCATCCAGATCCACACTAGACCGACTTCATCCTTCAGAAGGACAGATATCATTATGGCTTGGGTTCTCGTGTGTAGTACCGGCAGTCGTAACAGTTGCATGTCTGAAACTACTACATCAAATGGCCACTCACTAGATTCTCCATGGACTTCACTCActggcattttgtttttaagacatttttagTCAAGAGTACACAATAgtgttaaacattttattaaccCAAGTGCAGACATTTATACACGTTTACTCGTTCTTTTATATACAATGCCTCCTAGCGTCAGTGTCTGTgggaagagaaaaaataaaaaattaggACCAGTCCAGACTAAGCACTGAATTAGTAAAGTTACATCTGCTGCGTTTACTCACATTGATGATCGTGTTCCCATCCACCAGTTCTGTGACAGACTCTATTCCCTTTAGGTTGACTTTTAGCTTGTTGCCTTCACGCCGAACCACTGCCTGCAAGGAGGAGGACATGAGATAAGATACAAGGCAGGGAAAGTTCAGCCAATGCAATAGTGACACACTGCAAGAATTAGCAACATGTCCCAGTCTCATTGGATTTGAGTTTCTAGCTTAACGCGTTTTAATTCCCCCTTTTACATTTAGCATCCCTTAACACGGTTTCCTTACCTTAACCTTCTCTCCAGTGAGAGTCTCCAGCTCAGCTTCTTGTCCAATGGTGAAGGAGTTAACAAGGACCTTTGAGCCAGTTGTGACTGTTACTTTGAAGTTGTCACCAGACTCCTCGATTTCAGAGACGCTCTTGATGTCTTTGCCTTTCTGGATGAGTTCATCAGGGAGCCCTTATGACAGAAAACCACCAATTAGGCCGCCATTAAATGTTGCACACACCGAATGTTGTTGCAGTAATTTTGAATgcaccaacacaaaaaaaataaataaataaaaataaaccacaaagcTAAATTAGCAGCTATGTCACAACAATCAAGAAGCATTGAAATCTTACCAACAGCCTTCATGAAAGGCTCAAAGTTCTCCTGAGACTCAAGTTGGTACTTTCCAGCAAAAGACATGTTTGCAATCAGTGAAAGTGAAGCACAGAGACAGTGAGCTGCCTGTTTTATACTGTCACTCTGCAGCCCTGCAATCATTAACTACAGGTGTCTCCAATTAAGTCATCTCCAGCCCACTTGATCCTGCAGAGCTCACAGATGACCCACCAGCACAGAtaaggacaaagacagagggGGAGATAAGAAGAGAGTAAGGGTGACTAGGCAAAAGTTAGGCAACGTTTACTGCAGGCGGGAACTTAATGAAAG is part of the Anabas testudineus chromosome 9, fAnaTes1.2, whole genome shotgun sequence genome and encodes:
- the LOC113150968 gene encoding fatty acid-binding protein, liver-type gives rise to the protein MSFAGKYQLESQENFEPFMKAVGLPDELIQKGKDIKSVSEIEESGDNFKVTVTTGSKVLVNSFTIGQEAELETLTGEKVKAVVRREGNKLKVNLKGIESVTELVDGNTIINTLTLGGIVYKRTSKRV